The Scheffersomyces stipitis CBS 6054 chromosome 5, complete sequence genome contains the following window.
ctgctgctgctggtacTACTACTACACCAACATTAGCTATGAACGAAACGAAGTCTAAGACCGATGATTCAATCAGGGTCATCGAGCGCGAATTATTAATGGACAACACAGCCAGAACGATCAATTGGTTTGAATTTTAGGTAACGGTTTTCAATTGGGTGTTTGCTTTACGATGTTTTTTTGCGTTTTGGATAGGTCGGAAACCAATTGATGTGGCTGTGTTGAGTTTCAATTTTAATAgttgtttttcttttaGTGTATTTGGTATGAATAACGAGTTATGAATTGAGATGTAGATGAATCTTATACAAGGTTTCGGAGGTTCTACAAGTTTGGGTATTTGGGTCACGTGATTTTATCGATATTGTCACGTGATCTAATTACAATTGAACAAGCTATAAGAAGTAATATGCATCAATGCTGCTGAAAGATCAGCTTAGCTATCTGACGTGtaaagaagttcaactaGAAGCCAACATTGAACCTCCAAAGTTGCCACAGGGAGTCCGTAATTAGTGCATTATGGTGAAgaacaatttttcaaaggTCAATTGTTTCTCCAACTGCACCGAAATCAAGAATGCGCTTTCgctctttctttctttcttccacagCTTCGAGCAGCCGTGTCCAAAGACGCCGGCATGATCGTAGCTTAGCTTATCAGACCGGTCCTGTCACAAACAAAGTACCTGTTCCGGCAATCGAACAGGTTTTTATCGGTCGTGTGTGAACCGATCAGAATGCCTTATACCATGAAAAGGTTCTGATTATCGGAGCGTGGAGACGCTTGGAAGGTTTCCAGGGCTACTGCTGCAGTCATCATGAGTCAGGAAGTTGGGGAAGGGCGAGCGGAGGTTGGGCTGAAAAGATAGCAATGACATACTAAGAGGGCCTGGAGTGATAGCTTGGTTTGGATAGAAAAAGTTGTTAGAATTTATTGCAAACTTACATGTCCGAAACAAATAGAAGCAGTCACAATGCTGATGGAATTACCTGAGAATCTCGATGTCTAGCGTATTATTCCCCGGCCAGATAGAGGAGATCAAAGTCTGgaaatagtgaaaaaagtgaaaaattcgtGATTTGCCCTGTACATAATATTCGACGACgtgtgaaaaattccaagTCATGTGACGCACGACGACCAAAGTCAACAAGTATACTTGGATGCAATGGGCACAGAAAGTGGCCCAAAGTTCGACGTACCTGTCAATAGCTTTTCTGGAGGGTTTCAATAGGCATTTCTTCGATTTTCTGCGGTCCGGATCTACCTAGTTCTGCTTTTGGTGTTCCCGTCGTCCGCAGCTCCTTTTCCGGACCTGTGTCGGCGAGTCTGCCTGCAGTCCGCCCATCCACCATACACCTATTACTCATTCGtcgaaatttttcactttccCCAAGGTGTATATATAATGGGGGGAAGCCTGGGAGTTTGGAAAAAAAGGAATTGACTCTTTTCCTCAACAATAGTATTCAATACAATAATGTCCTTCAGAAGATCTTCCCTCCGTATGGCCAAGATGGCCTCTGCTGCTGCCTCCAAGCAGATTGCTTCTAAGAGAGCCATGTCTGCTTTGGCTTCTGCTGCTAAGCCTGTTGTTTCCAAGCAATCGATGGCCCCACTCGCTGTCCGTGGTATCAAGACCATCAACTTTGGTGGcactgaagaagttgtccaTGAAAGAGCCGACTGGCCAAgagaaaagttgttggaatacttcaagaacgacACCTTAGCCTTGATTGGTTACGGTTCTCAAGGTTACGGCCAAGGTTTGAACTTGAGAGACAACGGTTTGAACGTCATCATTGGTGTCAGAAAGAACGGTGCCTCTTGGAAGGCTGCCATTGAAGATGGCTGGGTTCCAGGTGAAAACTTGTTTGACGTCAACGAAGCTATTTCCAAGGGTACCTACATCATGAACTTGCTTTCTGATGCTGCTCAATCTGAAACTTGGGCTTCTATCAAGCCTCAGCTTACCGAAGGCAAGACTTTGTACTTCTCTCACGGTTTCTCTCCAGttttcaaggaattgaccCATGTTGAACCTCCAACCAACATTGATGTTATCTTGGCTGCTCCAAAGGGTTCCGGTAGAACCGTCAGATCCTTGTTCAAGGAAGGTAGAGGTATCAACTCTTCTTACGCTGTGTGGAACGACGTCACTGGTAAGGCCGAAGAAAAGGCTATTGCCTTGGCTGTTGCCATTGGTTCCGGTTACGTTTACCAAACCACTTTTGAAAGAGAAGTCAACTCTGACTTGTACGGTGAAAGAGGTTGTTTGATGGGTGGTATCCACGGTATGTTCTTGGCTCAATACGAAGTTTTGAGAGAAAACGGACACACTCCATCTGAAGCTTTCAACGAAACTGTCGAAGAAGCCACCCAATCTTTGTACCCATTGATTGGTAAGTACGGTATGGACTACATGTACGATGCTTGTTCTACCACTGCCAGAAGAGGTGCTTTGGACTGGTACCCAAGATTCAAGGATGCCTTGAAGCCAGtcttcaacgacttgtacGAATCGGTCAAGAACGGTTCCGAAACTCAGAGATCCTTAGACTTCAACTCTCAACCTGACTACAgagaaaagttggaagaagaattgcaaGTCATCAGAAACATGGAAATCTGGAGAGTTGGTAAGGAAGTCAGAAAGTTGCGTCCAGAAAACCAATAAGCCTACCATCTACGTGTATTTATTGCGACTAATGATGTTTCATGATAGTCTCGAATGACTTAATGAGGTTCATTTACTACTAATATcaccattttcaattctctctttttatatatattgatAACGTCTTTTACTGGCCTTGGTTACTCAAAACTCTATTATTGCATATCGGAACACTCTGTTTGTTGAATAAACATGTTCTATAATCATAAAATCATCAATTGCGCTTGTAGGCTCGTAATCTTCAAGGGGTACAGggatgaaaaattcgagATGAGCCCATAATATTCGGTGAGTGAATAAAAGGGGATGCcgaaaaatggaaaaaaaTCTAGACCATTCCGTGTATGTATTTCACCTGTCTTTGTTATGCGGTTATATGTCTGATGTGTAGGGCTATCGTAGTACATTCATCCGTAGTTCTAGATTGGATTGTGCTTATCTGAATAGACATGTCTAGGAATTAGTGGAAGCTGAACTGTTAAAATTTTCATGGAAAAACAGTTTCAAATCTTTACCAGGCTTTGCCTTTGCTCAATTATCGATTGATATATTAATTTGACCATATTTTTGTGCTCCTTCTGTCTTGATGGTCTGGATGGTCTGGATCATCGGTGTGTTT
Protein-coding sequences here:
- the ILV5 gene encoding mitochondrial ketol-acid reductoisomerase (go_function ketol-acid reductoisomerase activity~go_process branched chain family amino acid biosynthesis) gives rise to the protein MSFRRSSLRMAKMASAAASKQIASKRAMSALASAAKPVVSKQSMAPLAVRGIKTINFGGTEEVVHERADWPREKLLEYFKNDTLALIGYGSQGYGQGLNLRDNGLNVIIGVRKNGASWKAAIEDGWVPGENLFDVNEAISKGTYIMNLLSDAAQSETWASIKPQLTEGKTLYFSHGFSPVFKELTHVEPPTNIDVILAAPKGSGRTVRSLFKEGRGINSSYAVWNDVTGKAEEKAIALAVAIGSGYVYQTTFEREVNSDLYGERGCLMGGIHGMFLAQYEVLRENGHTPSEAFNETVEEATQSLYPLIGKYGMDYMYDACSTTARRGALDWYPRFKDALKPVFNDLYESVKNGSETQRSLDFNSQPDYREKLEEELQVIRNMEIWRVGKEVRKLRPENQ